A stretch of Lactiplantibacillus brownii DNA encodes these proteins:
- a CDS encoding PTS sugar transporter subunit IIC, which produces MDNTQSKSAFSNFINNKILPPVMKFVNTKPVKALQDGMVYALPFIIIGSVFLILSNIPIPAVAAAMKASGWSAFFNQAYTATFGIMALWAAVGIAYVYVRNEGYEALPAGLTSMATFLILQTLNIANPLVGAMGKAGTGITNAAGKTVMSGSAVAANIDKLPHALQGFLTAPVTGVINITWLGGQGMIAAILCGILVGWAYSAMIRKGWKITLPEQVPASVANQFTAMIPAGIILIVAMLIYAAFSAFGNTDVLQLIYKLLQTPLQGLSDSFGGAIIIAFLVPFFWFFGVHGGLIMGGITSGILIPNTFDNAALYKAGKLTIAQGAHVVTNEFYNNFINLTGSGITIGLVVFTLVAAHSVQFKTIGKIELVPALFNINEPFLFGLPIVMNPFLAIPFFLTPVIVAASTYLVIRFGIIPPLNGFAAPWTTPAIISGFLIGGWKMAIWQTITLLMSVGIYFPFAKKYDAILTKQEHDKEVAKAAAGDAEVAK; this is translated from the coding sequence TAATACGCAAAGTAAAAGTGCGTTTAGTAATTTCATTAACAACAAAATTTTGCCACCGGTCATGAAGTTCGTTAACACCAAACCGGTTAAAGCTTTACAAGATGGGATGGTTTACGCCCTACCATTTATCATTATTGGGTCAGTCTTCTTGATCTTATCAAATATTCCTATTCCAGCTGTCGCTGCCGCAATGAAGGCTTCTGGCTGGTCAGCATTCTTCAACCAAGCCTACACTGCTACCTTCGGGATCATGGCACTTTGGGCTGCCGTTGGGATTGCCTATGTTTATGTTCGGAATGAAGGTTATGAAGCGTTACCTGCCGGATTAACTTCCATGGCAACTTTCTTAATTCTCCAAACTTTGAACATCGCTAACCCATTAGTTGGTGCAATGGGCAAAGCTGGTACCGGGATTACCAACGCCGCTGGTAAAACAGTGATGTCTGGGTCTGCCGTTGCTGCCAACATTGACAAATTACCACATGCCTTACAAGGTTTCTTAACGGCCCCAGTTACTGGTGTCATTAACATTACTTGGCTTGGTGGCCAAGGGATGATTGCCGCTATCCTTTGTGGGATTTTAGTTGGTTGGGCTTACTCCGCTATGATTCGTAAAGGCTGGAAGATTACCTTACCAGAACAAGTTCCAGCAAGTGTTGCTAACCAATTTACAGCTATGATTCCTGCCGGCATTATTTTAATTGTCGCAATGTTAATCTACGCCGCCTTCTCTGCTTTTGGGAACACCGACGTTTTGCAATTAATCTACAAATTACTTCAAACACCACTCCAAGGCTTATCTGATTCCTTTGGTGGTGCGATCATCATCGCCTTCTTAGTACCATTCTTCTGGTTCTTCGGGGTCCATGGTGGTTTGATTATGGGTGGTATTACTAGTGGGATCTTAATTCCTAACACTTTTGATAACGCTGCTTTATATAAAGCTGGTAAATTGACTATCGCACAAGGTGCCCATGTTGTTACCAACGAATTCTACAATAACTTTATTAACTTAACTGGTTCTGGGATTACCATTGGGTTGGTTGTCTTCACTTTAGTTGCCGCCCACTCAGTTCAATTTAAGACCATTGGTAAAATTGAATTGGTTCCAGCTTTATTCAACATTAACGAACCATTCCTGTTTGGTTTACCAATCGTTATGAACCCATTCTTGGCTATTCCATTCTTCTTGACACCAGTGATCGTTGCGGCTTCCACTTACTTGGTTATCCGCTTCGGGATTATTCCACCATTAAATGGTTTCGCTGCGCCTTGGACGACTCCAGCTATTATTTCCGGTTTCTTAATCGGTGGCTGGAAGATGGCTATCTGGCAAACAATCACCTTGTTGATGTCTGTCGGAATCTACTTCCCATTTGCTAAGAAGTATGATGCTATCTTGACGAAACAAGAACATGACAAAGAAGTTGCTAAAGCTGCTGCCGGTGACGCCGAAGTTGCTAAGTAA